A portion of the Thermus tengchongensis genome contains these proteins:
- a CDS encoding gamma-glutamylcyclotransferase family protein, producing MERVFVYGTLKRGERNYPLVEGLVVKALPGHVEGFRLFHLAEGRDRPYPYPGMVPGEGRVYGEVLFVPEEALTLLDELEEEGEEYRRVRVLVETEEGPLSAWTYLYLGDLEGAVWLPQGVWPA from the coding sequence ATGGAGCGGGTGTTCGTCTATGGAACCCTGAAGCGGGGGGAACGGAACTACCCCTTGGTGGAGGGGCTGGTGGTGAAGGCCCTGCCCGGGCACGTGGAGGGCTTTCGCCTTTTTCACCTGGCCGAGGGGCGGGACCGTCCTTACCCCTATCCTGGCATGGTTCCCGGGGAGGGAAGGGTCTACGGGGAGGTCCTCTTTGTGCCGGAGGAGGCCCTCACCCTATTGGACGAGCTGGAGGAGGAGGGGGAGGAGTACCGGCGGGTTCGGGTTTTAGTGGAAACGGAGGAGGGTCCCCTTTCCGCCTGGACTTACCTCTACCTGGGGGACCTCGAGGGGGCGGTTTGGCTTCCCCAAGGGGTGTGGCCGGCCTAG
- a CDS encoding response regulator transcription factor, with translation MARILLVEDDPQVGGLVKRFLEKEGLGVVWARTGREALQQVWDTGRPDLVVLDRGLPDMEGLEVLKSLRDLDPLLPVLLLTGKADEDSRVEGLLEGADDYLGKPFSLKELLARIKALLRRSGKEGKRYFGTLELDLEARKAYLDGQPLKLSATETKLLFVLAQTPGRVYTREELLERVWGPEFGGSERVVDAYIRLLRKKLKDDPHAPRFIETVVGMGYRFVGE, from the coding sequence ATGGCGCGGATTCTCTTGGTGGAGGACGATCCCCAGGTGGGGGGGCTGGTTAAGCGGTTTTTGGAGAAGGAGGGGCTTGGGGTGGTCTGGGCCCGCACGGGCAGGGAGGCCTTGCAACAGGTCTGGGATACCGGCAGGCCGGACCTGGTGGTCCTGGACCGGGGGCTTCCCGATATGGAGGGCCTCGAGGTCCTCAAATCCTTGCGAGACCTGGATCCGTTGCTCCCGGTTTTGCTCCTCACCGGTAAGGCGGACGAGGATAGCCGGGTGGAGGGGCTATTGGAGGGGGCGGACGATTATCTGGGCAAGCCCTTTTCCCTGAAGGAGCTTTTGGCCCGCATCAAGGCCCTCCTGCGCCGAAGCGGAAAGGAAGGGAAGCGGTATTTCGGTACCCTGGAGCTGGACCTGGAGGCCAGGAAGGCCTACCTGGACGGTCAGCCCTTGAAGCTTTCCGCCACCGAAACCAAGCTCCTCTTCGTTCTGGCCCAGACCCCGGGGAGGGTGTACACTCGGGAGGAGCTTTTGGAAAGGGTTTGGGGGCCCGAGTTTGGGGGTTCGGAGCGGGTGGTGGACGCCTATATCCGCCTTCTCCGCAAAAAGCTCAAGGATGACCCCCACGCCCCCCGGTTCATCGAAACCGTGGTGGGGATGGGGTACCGCTTCGTGGGCGAGTGA
- a CDS encoding SagB/ThcOx family dehydrogenase, which yields MEKHPGKLFYRLSRLSQGEELPLKRKPKSKVYANPLETQALPPFREEGGPPLFRVLSQLRPLLPEVGSALTLKDLSQILYPLAERSGRRGFPSAGEAYPVEAYLVVRRVEGVFPGVYHYFPKEHQLFQIAARVEEASWSEALLGLGLEQAAALLVFTLVPERSEALFGLRGYRYALLEAGYAAGLVLLSAIGQGLAAYPAETFYDEMVAHLLRLPEGEYPGVVVILGR from the coding sequence ATGGAGAAGCATCCGGGTAAGCTTTTCTATCGCCTTTCCCGCTTGAGCCAGGGGGAGGAGCTTCCCCTAAAGCGGAAGCCCAAGTCCAAGGTTTACGCCAATCCCCTAGAAACCCAGGCCCTGCCTCCCTTCCGGGAGGAGGGAGGGCCGCCTTTGTTCCGGGTTCTTTCCCAGCTCAGGCCCCTCTTGCCCGAGGTGGGCTCGGCCCTGACCCTGAAGGATCTCTCCCAGATCCTCTATCCCTTGGCGGAGCGCTCGGGGAGGCGGGGTTTTCCCTCGGCGGGGGAGGCTTATCCCGTGGAGGCCTACCTGGTGGTGCGCCGGGTGGAAGGGGTTTTCCCAGGGGTCTACCACTACTTCCCCAAGGAGCACCAGCTCTTCCAGATCGCCGCCAGGGTGGAGGAGGCCTCCTGGTCCGAGGCGCTTTTGGGGCTTGGCCTCGAGCAGGCGGCGGCCCTTTTGGTCTTCACCCTGGTTCCGGAAAGGAGCGAGGCCCTCTTCGGCCTCAGGGGATACCGTTATGCCCTCCTCGAGGCGGGCTACGCCGCAGGCTTGGTGCTCCTTTCCGCCATTGGTCAGGGCCTGGCCGCCTACCCGGCCGAAACCTTTTATGATGAAATGGTGGCTCACCTCCTGCGGTTGCCCGAGGGGGAATACCCCGGGGTGGTGGTGATTTTGGGACGTTAA
- the glgC gene encoding glucose-1-phosphate adenylyltransferase — protein sequence MVKVEVLGMILAGGQGSRLYPLTAKRAKPAVPFGAKYRIIDFVLNNFVNSGIYSIYVLTQFKAQSLTEHIQRYWRFGAFLEDHFILLVPAQMYRYEELGPVWYRGTADAIYQNLHLVQNHAPTAVAIFGGDHIFKMNVRHMVEYHYEKRADITIAAYPVPVEEASRFGVLQVDPEWRITEFQEKPKDPKPIPNKPHLALASMGNYIFRTEALFELLEADAKDEASSHDFGKDVIPRALKEGYRVYAYDFHRNPIPGQEGPNLYWRDVGTLDAYFEASMDLVKVVPEFDLFNPEWPLRTANLFSPPAKFVHETGERVGRALNSLLAGGVIVSGGTVRESVLFRRVRVNSYSLVERSVLFDDVEVGRYCRIRNAIIDKDVKIPPHTEIGYDLEADRARGFTVTPEGVVVVPKGYRF from the coding sequence ATGGTTAAGGTGGAGGTCCTGGGCATGATCCTGGCAGGGGGACAGGGGAGCCGCCTCTACCCCCTCACCGCCAAGCGGGCCAAGCCCGCGGTGCCCTTCGGGGCCAAGTATCGGATTATTGATTTCGTCCTGAACAACTTCGTGAACTCAGGTATTTACTCCATCTACGTGCTTACCCAGTTCAAGGCCCAGTCCCTCACCGAGCACATCCAGCGCTACTGGCGCTTCGGGGCCTTCCTGGAGGACCACTTCATCCTCCTGGTGCCCGCCCAGATGTACCGCTACGAGGAGCTCGGCCCCGTTTGGTACCGGGGTACCGCGGACGCCATCTACCAGAACCTGCACCTGGTGCAGAACCATGCCCCCACCGCCGTGGCCATCTTCGGCGGGGACCACATCTTCAAGATGAACGTGCGCCACATGGTGGAGTACCACTACGAGAAGCGGGCGGACATCACCATCGCCGCCTATCCCGTCCCCGTGGAGGAAGCCTCCCGCTTCGGCGTCTTGCAGGTGGACCCAGAGTGGCGCATCACCGAGTTTCAGGAAAAGCCCAAAGACCCCAAGCCCATTCCCAACAAGCCCCACCTGGCCCTGGCCTCCATGGGCAATTACATCTTCCGCACCGAGGCCCTCTTTGAGCTCCTGGAGGCGGATGCCAAGGACGAGGCTTCCAGCCACGACTTCGGCAAGGACGTGATCCCCAGGGCCCTGAAGGAGGGTTACCGGGTCTATGCCTACGACTTCCACCGCAACCCCATCCCCGGCCAGGAGGGTCCCAACCTGTACTGGCGGGACGTGGGCACCCTGGACGCCTACTTTGAGGCCAGCATGGACCTGGTGAAGGTGGTCCCCGAGTTCGACCTCTTCAACCCCGAGTGGCCCCTCAGGACCGCCAACCTCTTCAGTCCCCCCGCCAAGTTCGTCCACGAAACGGGGGAGAGGGTGGGCCGTGCCCTCAACAGCCTCCTGGCCGGTGGGGTCATCGTGAGCGGGGGGACGGTGCGGGAGTCCGTCCTCTTCCGCCGGGTACGGGTGAACTCCTACAGCCTGGTGGAGCGCTCCGTCCTCTTTGACGACGTGGAGGTGGGCCGCTACTGCAGGATCCGCAACGCCATTATCGACAAGGACGTGAAGATCCCCCCCCACACCGAGATCGGCTACGACCTCGAGGCCGACCGCGCCCGGGGCTTCACCGTTACCCCGGAGGGGGTGGTGGTGGTGCCCAAGGGGTACCGCTTTTAA
- a CDS encoding AAA family ATPase, producing the protein MRVSALAWFTPLTEPKPAPPFFGQERALKALEAAFRQGGHGYLVGPSGLGKRKRLLAYLQDRPFPKEELVYLPLGEEAFPLLLPEGQGRALVEGVEALLAEFTPALFREKGFLYAKSLVEARYEKEAEALLKTLAQEAEGYGFALLEGEEGLRLSGKGPMPPELSAKLEETVLAYVDVRQRAEAEVAALRRGFAERFLLPKAQELKRRFPQAGRYLDWVTETLLRAAALEEALKLERLLPRLLVEGGERVVYEPNPSPERLFGHLEYEMQEGLLSTHLGLLRPGALHRATGGVLVLEAHRVWELGSYPLLKRALATGEVEPLSPRPEVKGPRLKPAPLKAQVFLVGPPEVIAFLEEDEEFLELFPFRVEFSPEIPYTKENVAYLGGFLEAEGVALTPEGLSALADEARRWTGHKERLDARLYRLLDLAREAQALKRPLDREAVEKALRAREERFGLEEELYLKDLEEGVVALEVQGMRVGEINGLVVVEGPLPRGRPVRITAQAGPGREGILSIDREVGLGGQVFHKAVLTLAGYLRGTYASLGALSATVSLVFEQSYGGIEGDSAGLAELLAVLSAISGLPLRQDLAVTGSLDQTGRVLAVGRVAEKVEGFYRVCQALGLSGTQGVVLPKANLPHLTLRKEVVEAVERGHFHLYAVEEVDEAIELLFGRKAYWVHEKVREVLAHFQSLENGEGEKG; encoded by the coding sequence ATGCGGGTTAGCGCTCTTGCCTGGTTCACCCCGCTCACCGAGCCCAAGCCTGCCCCCCCCTTCTTCGGTCAGGAGCGGGCTTTAAAGGCCCTCGAGGCCGCCTTCCGCCAGGGCGGGCACGGCTACTTGGTGGGGCCAAGCGGCCTTGGCAAAAGAAAACGCCTCCTTGCTTACCTGCAGGACCGCCCCTTCCCCAAGGAGGAGCTGGTCTACCTGCCCCTCGGGGAGGAAGCCTTCCCCCTCCTCCTCCCCGAGGGGCAGGGCCGGGCCCTGGTGGAAGGGGTGGAGGCCCTCCTCGCCGAGTTCACCCCCGCCCTCTTCCGGGAGAAAGGTTTCCTCTACGCTAAAAGCCTGGTGGAGGCCCGCTACGAGAAGGAGGCCGAAGCCCTCCTGAAGACCCTGGCCCAAGAGGCGGAGGGCTACGGGTTTGCCCTCTTGGAGGGGGAAGAGGGCCTTAGGCTATCGGGAAAGGGTCCCATGCCCCCGGAGCTTTCCGCCAAGCTGGAGGAAACCGTCTTGGCCTACGTGGACGTGCGGCAACGGGCGGAGGCGGAGGTGGCCGCCTTGAGGCGGGGTTTTGCCGAGCGCTTCCTCCTGCCCAAGGCCCAGGAGCTCAAAAGGCGCTTCCCCCAGGCGGGCCGCTACCTGGACTGGGTCACGGAAACCCTGCTGCGGGCCGCCGCTTTGGAGGAGGCCCTCAAGCTGGAAAGGCTCCTGCCCCGGCTTCTGGTGGAGGGGGGAGAACGGGTGGTCTATGAGCCCAACCCCAGCCCGGAGAGGCTTTTCGGGCACCTGGAGTACGAGATGCAGGAGGGCCTCCTCTCCACCCATCTTGGGCTTTTGCGCCCCGGGGCCCTGCACCGGGCCACGGGAGGGGTCTTGGTCCTCGAGGCCCACCGGGTGTGGGAGCTCGGAAGCTACCCCCTCTTGAAGCGGGCCTTGGCCACGGGAGAGGTGGAACCCCTCTCCCCCCGGCCCGAGGTCAAGGGCCCCCGCCTCAAGCCCGCTCCCCTCAAGGCCCAGGTCTTCCTGGTGGGCCCCCCGGAGGTGATCGCCTTCCTGGAGGAGGACGAGGAATTCCTGGAGCTCTTCCCCTTCCGCGTGGAGTTCAGCCCGGAGATCCCCTACACCAAGGAGAACGTGGCCTACCTTGGGGGATTTCTAGAGGCCGAGGGCGTGGCCCTGACCCCTGAGGGCCTCTCCGCCCTGGCGGACGAGGCCCGGCGCTGGACCGGGCACAAGGAACGCCTGGACGCCAGGCTTTACCGCCTTCTGGACCTGGCCCGGGAGGCCCAAGCCCTCAAGCGCCCCCTGGACCGGGAGGCGGTGGAAAAGGCCCTCCGGGCCCGGGAGGAACGGTTCGGCCTGGAGGAGGAGCTTTACCTGAAGGACCTCGAGGAGGGGGTGGTGGCCCTCGAGGTCCAGGGTATGCGGGTGGGGGAGATCAACGGCCTGGTGGTGGTGGAAGGCCCCCTGCCCAGGGGGCGGCCCGTGCGCATCACCGCCCAAGCGGGCCCCGGGCGGGAGGGCATCCTCTCCATCGACCGGGAGGTGGGCCTGGGGGGCCAGGTCTTCCACAAGGCGGTCCTCACCCTGGCCGGGTACCTGCGGGGCACCTACGCCAGCCTGGGGGCCCTTTCCGCCACGGTGAGCCTGGTCTTTGAGCAGAGCTACGGGGGGATCGAGGGGGACTCGGCGGGGCTTGCCGAGCTTTTGGCGGTGCTCTCCGCCATCTCCGGCCTTCCCCTGAGGCAGGACCTGGCGGTCACCGGAAGCCTGGACCAAACGGGCCGGGTCTTGGCCGTGGGCCGGGTGGCGGAGAAGGTGGAAGGGTTTTACCGGGTCTGCCAGGCCCTGGGCCTTTCCGGAACCCAGGGGGTGGTGCTCCCCAAGGCCAATCTGCCCCACCTCACCCTGCGCAAAGAGGTGGTGGAGGCGGTGGAAAGGGGCCACTTCCACCTCTATGCCGTAGAGGAGGTGGACGAGGCCATCGAGCTCCTCTTCGGCCGCAAGGCCTACTGGGTGCACGAGAAGGTGCGGGAGGTGCTGGCCCACTTCC